The DNA window GGATGCTCCTACACTGATGTCGGTCGCGTATGTCGGTCGAACAAACACTGTAGTGCAACGTTGACAACAAAGTACGAATAGTTCGTGCAACCGACGTTCGCGGCCGATGAAGTACGAATAGTTCGTGCAACCAACGTACGCGGCCGATGAAGTACGAATAGTTCGTGCTACCGACGTACGCGGCCGATAAAGTACGAATAGTTCATGCGACCGACGTACGCTACCGATTTCAGTGTAAGAGAAATACAGGCCTTACGTAATTTATATACACATTAATCTTACGTCTTACGTACGTTGACATTTAGGTTTACGGTTATTTACGTTAACTATTTAATCTTGGTGCTTTTATCAGGGTATAAATCGTTGGTTGGGTCTGGCATCATTGATGCGAATAAATTGTTGTCTAAGGCACAGTTGGCACCACAAAAGGCATCAATTTGAactataaataagtttttttctttatatataaaacaactctatatcattatttttaatatacgcTATTGTATGGCAGTCCTTCAATTAACTATCTAGATTACAATaactatattaaattattaactaaTTCATTGTTTCCAATATCTCTTGAGTCATAATTGATAAAATgacaataaaaatttcattaaaaagtaCAAGTTCAAAAATCACGAAATGGCTCGTGGGGGGGACTCGTGCAAGTATCAAAATCGATCGAGTTCGCGTAATCGGGTCCctactattaaaaatatacaaatgtaCCTAAATTAACTTATTTACAGCCAATCGCGGCTCGGCGATGTTACGCGTAACATCATAATACATTGGAACAATCGACAGCACGACAAAATGTTGTGTTGTACTCAAACCTTTAAATCTTGTGTCCGTCTTTATACTTCATAGACATTTGTTCGTCATTTTACGCTTGCTGTACGCTCGCGAGCATCTTCGATATAATAAAATACCGCTTTCAAAGCAATATGGCGCTATATATACAATACTGCATGTTATCGTCATGCCATACAAATATTTTGCGCAAAGCACGCAAGCAAGACGTCAACGCGATTATGAATAGACGCATGTGCAATAGCACTTTAGACTAAAATAAACAATAGTGTTATCCTTCTCACAATGTTCTTTAAAGAAAGGGAGAGCAATATTTTCAGTACTTATCAAAGTTTTGAGTACAACAAAATCGGTACTGAATCGAATGTCCACAGCTTTTCAGCGAAAGCGTAGAGGCGACGCGTCAACGACTCGAATACGACACGACATCCTTAATGTACCTATCATTGTACTTGATGTGATCCATACTCACTAACTCGGAAAGTCGTCGTGTAGTCGCCGACGTGTCGCCGTATAGTCGCACACtcaacatttacataatattaccaAGTCTATTGAGAAACAAACTACACAAAAAATTAATGATATAAGTGAAAAACTTTTGCTTGCAGTACAAATTGAAATTTAACGCGTTGTAGTGGTTAAtgcgttttgttttttaaaagacATTCGGTTTATAAAGCTGTTTTAGAGCATTAATGCTCTACCATGACATTAAATCTGAATGGAGAGTCAGCTAACTACGCAGTAGATATTTGTGTACGCAAGTACAGGTGCATtatctattccctcactctcagtTCGACGGGTCGGCAATCCGACACGACAGGGGAGAGATTAGAGATTTATATGGCAGAAAATATTCAAATGGGTGTTGTATATTTCCTTGACACTAAACGCTTACTCTAGTGAGTAAGATGTAACGCGACTTGTTTAATTTTTGCGTAGTTTGTATCACAATAGAGCTTACGGGCTTATCTAACAGTACGGCGAATCGGTTGCAATCACCACAGTCTATAGTTCACACACGACACTGCGAAGGAGATAAACCTCTCTTTTCTTCAAGTTGGTTAATCTTAAGATACGCGTGGTCTCACTAGTGTCGGTGCGCGGCAGAGCACGGGAGGGGGAGCGGACACGTATCCTATAGAGTAAGATTGTTTCTTTGTATCCTAATTTGATGACATATTTATAGATATAAAAAAGTCAGAATACACCCATGTTTTAGTCCCATAGTTCTATTCATGTTCATTGGAGAGCAAGGTTAGTAATGTACTATATCCTAAACAATTTCAAAGAAATTTCGAATTAAAAACGATGAGGCAAAAAACCtgaagctgactgactaaacTACGATAGTTCTTCATTCAGATACAAAGAAACAATCAATCACTCTGATCAAACAATCTCAATAGCAACGTATCATATCCAGGATACGTCACGTGTCCGCTCCTCCGTTAGGGACGCCATCGCCAGAGGCAGCACAGCGCGCGCTAGCACAGCACGGCGCGGTCGTGCGGCGTGCGCACGCGCAGCGACGCGCACGGCGCCGCGCACGCGCAGTCCGAGTGTGCGTGCGCGTGCGTCAGCGTGGCCGGCTTCTCGTAGTCGGGCTGGAACTTCTTGCACAGCGCCAGCACGGACGGCGGGTGCGGGTGCGATTTGCGCGACACCTGTGGACGGAAATacttaatttagtattttttttaactcagGTCTTTTATTTGCTGAAAACATTGAATGCGAGAGATTCATCGTGGTCggcatcatcaaccgatagatgtgtAGACAtgttagggacttccacacgcaactGTGAACGGTAttgtcgcctgaatccagcggctctctgcgactcgtttgatatcgtcggAGTGAGAGAAAGAccgggtgagagatattatatgaaaaaaatacataaaataaattgaaactttgtacaatgGCACTTGCGTAAAAATTTTTAATTGGCTCCCATCTTTTTGGTGATACATATTTAATTCTAGTTCGACGCTGATCGTTATTAAGCATTCAAGATGTTTGCCGGCGCCACGCCTATAATTTGAATCATATAATAACTTAGCACTAGCCTAGAAGAAACACTAACCTTGGGTGTGGAGGGTGCATCAGGGAAGGGGGGTGACACGTCTCTCGCATGCGCATGCTTTAGCGGCTTGTCGCGCTCCTCCTCCTCTCTCTCCACTCGGTCCCCAGAGGGCGCGGGCGACGCGGGGCGCGACTCTGATTCTGGAATAAGCCAAACAGGTCTTCTtagttattaaaatcaaaaatactCGAATCTTCCAAACTTATGGCAAGAAGCGTTAATGTTTTTTAAACCCAAACTAGTTATCGATCTATAAAAAACTTATGGCGATAAAAATTGGTCACAACGTCTTGGCTTTTTTagccaattttttttccaaattgtAGTTGTAATATGCTAAAAAAGGCAAATCGAATTCACTGATGCCGTCGCGTTGGGTCCCTTGCCTCCGTTAGCTCTCACTAACTACTTTAGCTCTCAGTCAAAATAGGCTATGGAACCGTGAAATCAAAGGAAAAtaagggctacctgcgtcaattGCAGGCATTTGATGCAAGtaacgtcgaagcctcgacattTTGTTAGAAGGGCCGTAAGTGTCGTGAACTGGTCACAGTCACCACCGCTCAGTAATCCTGTTGAGGCTATTGATTGACCTCACTCCGATGACATTAATGCAACCATTGATGCCGAGTGCCGATGTGTCAGTTGACACCGTTGTGTCCATTAAGATCGTTGTAAACTAacagattataaaaataaactcacCATCATCATCGTGCGCACCATTGGTGCCATTGCATTCACTGACGCCGTTGTGTCCGTTGACTCCATTCACTCCGTTGACACTGTGGACGCTCACTCCGTTGACGTTGGTGCAACCGTTAACGCCGTTGACCGACCCGACTCCGTTGACCCCGTTGACTGAGCCGTTGTGTCCGTTGACGCCGTTGTGTCCGTGGTGTCCGTTGACCCCGTTGAGGTCGTCGGACGTGTCGTCGTCGCTCGCGAGGTCGGTCGCGCCGAAGCCGACGCCGACGATGGCGGTCGGGATGTCTGACTCGTCTTTCAACCAGGGGTGCTCCAGGCACTCTTCCACTGTAAGACGACCCCTATGCAcagaaaaatataaactgattaatgattatttataataaaatttttttttaaatctaagaAATTGTTAGACCAAAATGTTGCTAGAAATAACCATTGCAGAAATATAATCCATGATGCAGGCTTTTTGTCAATTTAACAAAATAGGATTCTTACAAAACATTGAAAATGCCTAAAAAGCATGCCTCCCCTAAAAATGATGCGAAGGTCAGTGAAAATCGCGACACCTGTCGGTAAATTACCAGATAGTTCTGtcactataaattataatagcaAAGAGGAGGGACTTCAGTAAAACCTTGGATCGAAGAATAGAGAACAGCTGTTAAGAGCAGTTCACTTACTTGGGATCAACCACAAGGGTATCTCTGATGAACTGGATGGCACGTTGCGAGACTCCTCGGAAGAGGTCGCGCGGGAACGACAGCTGGCACTGCGCGATGTTCAGGTACGTCTCCTGCTTGGTGTCGCCCGCGAAGGGGGAGTACCCGCTGAGCAGCACGTAGGCCAGCACTCCCACCGACCAGATGTCCGCCGCTAGGGTGAGCGGCTCGTATGAGAGGATTTCTGGTGCTGTGaacaaaaatatagttttacaTGACTGCCCAAAAATGGATGCGCAATATTTTCAttgttcatgtatgtatgtatgtacctacgtgaGTTTTTTTGATTTCACCGCAACTTCTAAATgccttagagctagcgcgcaccacgatgCGGTgggttgcggtgcgttttaaaatccgcaaaaatttgaattttaatctatcaaaatccggtgcggaattaatccCGCCGTGCGCGCACTTATATGTAGTtctcacagattttgcggggaaaaaaacgtacggaaatttaccgtggtgcgcgctagctctaaacaGATTTGGATAGGTAAATGGAGTATCGTTAAAATCCTCACATCATCCCCAGTGACACTccctataaatgtgaaaaaaattcaatattgtggctgtatggcgccatttttaaatgtgattttggtttgtttttttggcagggcagttgttttattttttaattaggtacgcCTTGTTAGATAATACTATAAcattatttactattttataaGTGATGATTAAAGTGTTCTTTAATCTGTTAAAGAACACTTTGATCATAACAAGCTGGTAAGTTTAGAGATTTCCTGAAATAAAAGGTCGGCACTTTTTTTGTTGACATTATAAAAAACAAGAATCATGATCACTAAGCCTAAAATGCATACAGGAAGCCATAACTGAAAACAAAACcgattaatttctaaattattttattacgaaCAAACTTCCTCCCACGCTAATTTCGCATCTATTAGCATAATCACAAACACAACCCATGTTAACAAATGTTTTATGCTCAATAAATAATGTCTGCTTTTACACCAGAACCGATTCTTATCCTACAACATTTACCACATAAGTCCAAGTTATGACTAGGCTACACAGTGCTAGCTGCTGTCCTTATAGCAgacagttacagtacgcggccgaaagtaatgaacattggcctttagaacatttcttctttttaaagcgttgtctctgtcagtcatacccatatgacgttttgtcggcatcaacgaccgagacggtgctctacaaaactgctacttccttctaaagatcgatgttcatcacgtTTGGCGTACTGTACTGCCATCGACTCAAGCTCGACTCGCCGAAGTTAGAATTGTGAGGGATGTGAGGAAACTTACTAGCGAGTCTAagctaagtaaaataaaaataaacgtaGTAACTTCTGTAGtataatacccggctgagtttgttgtgggctctattcaaacctgggcgcgtttggaaccctcgtagctttagttttaagtttgcgtagtaattatcaccactgtatCTTACAAATCAAACAACtaacaatcgaaaagagtaatttattacctattttgaataaatcatttgactttgactttgactttattataCATTCTGCAAACTGTACGTAAAAGCAGTACaacgataaataatataaattggtGGACGCAGACAGATCTCTATCACTGTAGCAATGCGATCTTTTAACATGAAATTAAATCttaacgtttaaactatctTGAGTTTTCCACTATAAATAATACGTGAGCTGAATCATCAATACATACACATAAAATTCAGGTACCaagcattttcaaaatttaattttcttacaTTTTAGGGCTGCTGGACCCTCCTATAATACGGTGGATTTAGAAACctaaaattttgcatgtagCTTGTAGTTTGCATGTTTGCACGTAAGACTCGTgctaaaaaaatgatttttagaaGTATCTAATGGGATCCTAAAACTACGAAGTCTACGAAATCAGCTAAGAATGAGCAAGTCCATCAACTTGAACTGTGTAACCAAGCCATAGGTGTATCTACATAACGTAACATTCAAACCATTACATACCATTATCTTGTATAATTTCCATGGCAGCCCAACCATAAAAATTATCTAAGTTATGGTCGAGGGAATGAAGAACAGAAGATGCAACTGAGTGCATCTTAATTATGCAATCTTAACGTATGTGGAAATATGGGATAGAAATAGTTCTTATTTACATCGAATACTAATATAAATTCTATGGTTGCTTACTAAGCTGTCTAATGTGtcttatatctataatataattacatatGATTCCTTAAAGCTTTTAATAAGCTTTCTATGGGAACATTAGCTCGTAGTATCTACATTTACTTTAGATTCTATAGGAAAACTCAGTGCAGTTCAGTGGTAGGTTTACGTCACTATTCGAATACACTTTGTAAAAGATTATTTGAATTAAAcacttttctattctatttaatcCTAAGCATTTTattccatcgccggctcactacagaacatgggtctcctctcagagtgagaagggttttggccatagtctacaacgctggccatgtgcggattggtagaatttaCACAcctttagaacattatggagaactctcagacatgtaggttaaagcaagtgattttaatttgccgggatcgaacccccgaccttcgattagaaggcggacgtcctaacgactaggctatcacaggttatgatatttaattacttaaaatacacataactcCAGTTAGAGGATGTTAGAGGAGGTAGAGGAGGAGGGCaatcaattaaataattacatataaTTTGTGTTagtttagataaataattataaaaaaatagccATAGGAACTCACCAACATAGTCTCTCGTGCCCAAGATTTCTCGAACGTGCGCACCAGGCTGTATCGCCCGACTGATCCCAAAGTCGCATATAAGTAGTTCCTCGCCCGCCGCAGACAGCAGCAGGTTCTGTGGCTTCAGGTCCAGGTGCGCCACCCTGCGCGCGTGCAGGTGTGCCAGCCCCTCCAGCACGTGGCGGAGCGCCCGGCGCGCCGCGCCCTCGGACAGCCTCTCCTCCTCGTCTAAGAGTCTCTGCAGTTCCCCTCCTGCACATAGCTCCAGCACTATGGCAACTTCTGAACGTGTTTCATATACCTGTAATTATAGAAAGGTAAACATAAGTAAGGTAAGGTATACATAATAAGATAGTAGATACCTGCCCAACAACAATCAATGTTGAGGCAACAAAAATCTGGTTGTGAGACATGAATATAGAAAAGCTGAGGACGAAGAGAAGATTCAGGAGCTTTGGGAGTTGGAACTCCAaggaattaattaaaaatgagTTACACGATTACAAAGTGTACACTATTAACTTACACTATTATAAAATGAAAGAGTGAGAGTGAGTTGAACATCAGAATGTTCTCAACAAAGAAATTATCAGCTGTTTAAACTACGCATAGAATCAAGGAACTTTACAGAACCCATCTAGAGTTGTTTCCGTAGGTCTACACGACAGAACTCCGTAGGTCTACACGACAGAACGCCGTAGGTCTACACGACAGAACGCCGTAGGTCTACACGACAGAACATAACATCGTTATATATTTTTCTGTTTGGACGACAATTTAAGTATGTGTCCAATTAATTATATGTGAGGCAGAGAGGCGTTAACAGTATTTTGCCATCCCAAGCGGTTTTAAACTACACCTAGGGGTATAGCTCAAAACCTCACTagctattcactcttgacttgaaggtacccatattataattggaggggaaaactgaatGTGGAGGAGAATGTGTCTAATTCAACCCTATTTATTTTGGCGATTTCTTCCTTGCACAGCGTAGCAAAAAATCAACTCACCTCATGTAAACTGACGACCCGCGCGCTGTCAGCACAGAGGGCAAGCACGGCAACCTCGTGTTGGATCTCGCGCGTGGTGTCCGCCGCGCGTCTCCGTTTGCGGATGAACTTTGCTGCGTACTCCTCGCCGGAGACCAGGTGGCGGATCTTGCGGACTGATGCGAATTTGCCCCTACaaagaacaaaacaaaaattactTATCAATTTCATGTCTTAATCATATCATCTTATCTTAACACTAAAAGACAAAGTTTGGAGATTAATTTTcagatacctactacctatctgACTTACAAAAATGACtgacactggaattcatagttaAGATAGGAGCTTCTTTAGTCGACCATTTAGGCGACATGTACGATAAATTCACCCTTCAGATACAATGCACTAAGGTAAAATATGACACATATCGTCCGAATATAGTCCCCttaagaagcccctatcttgccTATGAATTCATGTGTTAGTTTATTTACACCCCAAAGTAAAATTGAActttactaattactaataaAAGCATCTGCGCATCACTACATATTTTCATCAACAGTGTAAGTTTtctcaacaatttttttttgaataccTGAATTTTGATTTATGTATTAGAACTTCTATATAATAACTAGAATCTGCTACAAATTGTTTGTAGGAGAAGACACGATAATACCCCCTTTCTAAGGTGTAAGTGGGTAATTTAGTTACAATGTAAGCTAGTGATACATATCATTAAGCCTTTGAAACAGGAAGAGCTACGGCTCAGACGCGTGTATCACTAGTGTTGACTGTTGTCTAATTATTCCAGCCAGGAAGAAGCCATTTGAATGTTGAATGACTGCTTTGCTCTCTTGGTCATCCAGCAACACGTCTCAAAGTTAACATGCAAACCTCTAAAGTATTGCACTCCTGAGTAGCTAAGGGTCGGGATGTTCACTTTGTTATCGCACAGAACATGTTGAAATGTTTCATTTTGGTATTTTTTCCAAGGGCGAGAACGTAAAAGGGTGGTAAATTACAttaaccacggaacagaaaaaacagtggaagtgctaagtaggcgtggcacgcgtgccacaattaagcgtagttacgtaaaactgatcccagtcgcgttctaacatcgcgtggagttggtagtctcgcgacaaattcatattgccctagcaatgttactgttccgttttggagtgtaaaaatgatagtaggagaaaaaatcttaaaaatggaggtgtttcgtatcatcggtaagtacgattttcattgttttctataaaatcttaatttatttcaatttactaatatttaatagaacggttagtcaaaatcaacc is part of the Maniola hyperantus chromosome 3, iAphHyp1.2, whole genome shotgun sequence genome and encodes:
- the Drak gene encoding serine/threonine-protein kinase 17A, with the translated sequence MSFLSGLGKADFKTASDGLLELSEERLRSIMRTEPITDVYHVEQTPFARGKFASVRKIRHLVSGEEYAAKFIRKRRRAADTTREIQHEVAVLALCADSARVVSLHEVYETRSEVAIVLELCAGGELQRLLDEEERLSEGAARRALRHVLEGLAHLHARRVAHLDLKPQNLLLSAAGEELLICDFGISRAIQPGAHVREILGTRDYVAPEILSYEPLTLAADIWSVGVLAYVLLSGYSPFAGDTKQETYLNIAQCQLSFPRDLFRGVSQRAIQFIRDTLVVDPKGRLTVEECLEHPWLKDESDIPTAIVGVGFGATDLASDDDTSDDLNGVNGHHGHNGVNGHNGSVNGVNGVGSVNGVNGCTNVNGVSVHSVNGVNGVNGHNGVSECNGTNGAHDDDESESRPASPAPSGDRVEREEEERDKPLKHAHARDVSPPFPDAPSTPKVSRKSHPHPPSVLALCKKFQPDYEKPATLTHAHAHSDCACAAPCASLRVRTPHDRAVLC